From the genome of Chitinivibrionales bacterium, one region includes:
- a CDS encoding beta-1,3-glucanase family protein encodes MKKNATTFLIAVFMAGSVFSQTAINLCGKVTDQAGNPLTNTIVRLGQTTMDNGFGQNAIITKTDNTGYYHLGTGTCTTPVVFQQAGIAKSDAFSKPAYIGGQVLFSIPRDNLQVKIGVFDLAGRFVKEIMNSRLLKGNYGVWIDTRSVSSQYYLLKVTVNGASSVFKLEPFSRVQGTNAAQNAKFRTKLEKLTAIVDTLHATEPGYSIGVLAIDALSGPHDFVLTKTTTWNGDTTAFWGNTASYPTNASYVILNRTNGAFPDSKIYWSIQQNGAKTSIATQPTVQIPSGGGRFYIWVAPTDSNNRYFDFVEVNYNGTWMGNTTRVDGWRLPITFRVHSSNGQDNALGDAYEVFYQSRQAKFDEYLNEVPKEFTGLATHDNANIWAPHTSPVNYFGTGGPYVDYFTRYEDSVAVYNPGPAPTTAVGIFECGNGGMGSSPDYCACINRHVGTLPKGTNNANWYNDTNYYKAPPCNYFSYWCHRRSLYNKCYGFPYDDDGGHAAYLGQGNVQWLAIAIGW; translated from the coding sequence ATGAAGAAAAATGCAACAACGTTCCTGATCGCAGTGTTCATGGCGGGCTCTGTTTTCTCCCAAACAGCAATCAATCTTTGCGGAAAAGTCACCGACCAGGCGGGAAACCCCCTTACCAACACCATAGTCAGGCTGGGCCAGACAACGATGGACAACGGTTTTGGGCAGAATGCCATTATCACCAAGACCGACAACACCGGTTATTACCACCTGGGGACCGGTACCTGCACCACCCCTGTCGTCTTTCAACAGGCCGGCATTGCAAAATCTGATGCGTTTTCGAAGCCCGCCTATATCGGCGGACAGGTTCTGTTCAGCATTCCGCGGGACAATCTCCAGGTCAAAATAGGCGTGTTTGACCTGGCCGGACGGTTCGTAAAAGAGATCATGAACAGCCGTTTATTAAAGGGCAATTACGGAGTATGGATAGATACCCGCAGTGTTTCGTCCCAATACTATCTTCTCAAGGTCACCGTCAACGGGGCCTCGTCTGTTTTTAAGTTAGAACCGTTCTCCCGCGTTCAGGGAACAAACGCAGCTCAAAATGCCAAATTCCGGACCAAGCTGGAAAAGCTTACGGCAATTGTGGACACGCTGCACGCAACCGAGCCCGGGTATTCAATCGGCGTTTTGGCCATTGACGCGTTGTCGGGCCCGCACGACTTCGTGTTGACAAAGACAACAACATGGAACGGCGATACAACCGCCTTTTGGGGGAACACAGCTTCCTATCCGACGAATGCTTCTTATGTCATCCTGAACAGGACGAACGGCGCGTTCCCGGACAGCAAGATTTATTGGAGCATTCAGCAGAATGGCGCCAAGACCTCTATTGCCACTCAGCCCACGGTTCAGATTCCCAGCGGCGGCGGAAGGTTTTACATTTGGGTCGCTCCCACCGACTCGAACAACAGGTACTTCGATTTCGTCGAAGTCAATTACAACGGCACCTGGATGGGCAATACCACCCGCGTGGACGGATGGAGGCTCCCGATAACCTTTCGGGTCCACAGCTCCAACGGTCAGGACAATGCGCTGGGCGACGCATATGAAGTGTTTTACCAGTCTCGCCAGGCAAAGTTCGATGAATACCTTAATGAGGTGCCCAAAGAATTCACCGGTTTAGCCACGCATGATAATGCAAACATCTGGGCGCCCCATACCTCGCCTGTTAATTATTTTGGCACAGGCGGCCCCTATGTGGATTACTTCACTAGGTATGAGGATTCGGTTGCGGTCTATAACCCCGGCCCTGCTCCGACTACTGCCGTCGGCATTTTTGAGTGTGGAAACGGAGGGATGGGCAGCTCGCCTGATTATTGCGCCTGCATTAACAGGCACGTCGGAACGCTACCAAAAGGCACGAATAATGCGAACTGGTACAACGACACCAATTACTATAAGGCACCGCCATGCAACTACTTTTCCTATTGGTGCCACCGCAGGTCATTATATAACAAATGCTACGGATTCCCCTATGATGACGATGGCGGACATGCGGCATATTTGGGACAGGGAAATGTTCAGTGGCTGGCAATTGCGATTGGATGGTAA